The Rosa rugosa chromosome 3, drRosRugo1.1, whole genome shotgun sequence sequence AGTAGCAGGGTGGCATCGAATGGGCTATACTTTCCCTGATCAGGCTTACATCTCACAAGAGCTTGAGAGGCTCATCCGCAAAGTACACGACATTGCTGGTAATGCAGTCACTCAAGGAAGGTACATTGTAATTGGTGCCGGCTCAACCCATCTCCTCAACGCTGCAGTTAAAGCGCTATCTCTCTCATCAACCAGTAGTTTCaactcatcatcatcctcaccAGCTAGTGTTGTTGTTTCAATTCCTTTTTACGCGGTTTGATTCTACTTCTTAATCTAGCTTAATCTCTTGCAGCTTATGAGTTACTAGAATTTCACTAAGTTGGCATGGTTAACCAATAAGAAGAGATAATATTACCTTTTACATGTAACAACTAATTAAAAAACTTGTTGGACAAGTAAGGTTAAACTGTCAAATAACTAGGAATTCTGTAGGAGCCAGAATATCGCACTGACATCGCAAATGTTTGAATCTGATTCTTTTGGTGCACATGGTATATTCTCACAGCTTTATGAAACGCAAACGGAATACTTCCGATCATTGGATTACAAGTTCGAAGGGGATGGTTCGTTGCTGCCGAACATCACAGATGGAACTAAGAGGGTTATTGAGTTTGTAACCGCACCAAACAATCCTGATGGGAAGCTAAACAAAGCAAATTTTCAAGGACCAAATTCCGCAGCAATCTATGATCGTGTTTATTATTGGCCACATTTCACACCAATTCCAACTCCAGCAAATGACGATGTCATGGTGTTTTCAATTTCCAAGCTCACTGGCCATGCTGGTACAAGATTAGGGTAACATGTGCACATCTGGCATACTTACTCTAGTGATGAATTACTCGAACGAGAACCTTATTTATCTTAATTAGTGTGAGTTGTCGATGTTACTTGTGCTTACGTAAATTGTTTTGATAAGTGCAGGTGGGCAGTGATAAAGGATGAGGCAGTGTACCAAAGAATGTTGAATCACACTGTGATAAGTAACTTGGGTATTTCTCGCGATACTCAGCTAAGAGCTTTCAAGCTTTTGAATGTAGTCGTAGAAGGTGGAGGGAAAGAAATTTTCGAATTCGGATACACCACAATGAGGAAACGTTGGGAAACTTTGAGTAACGCCCTGTCTGTATCAAACCGCTTTTCTCTGCAGAAAGTTGAACCTCTGTACTGcacttttttcaaaaaaattagaAGACCATCTCCAGGTAAAAAAAATTTGCAAGTTCCAGTAATGTTTGGAAGCTATTCttctaaataaataaactaGCTATAGAATGTTGTTTAATTTAATGAGTTCTTTAtcaaatatacacacacacattgtCACTAGTACTTTGTGATAAGAATGATCAtatttaacagaaaaaaaaaaaaaaaaaacgtataaATTTGATTTGCTCTCATGGCAGCCTATGCGTGGGTGAAGTGCGAGAGGGAAGAGGATAAAGATTGCTACACAGTCCTCCAAGAAGAAGCTAATGTTTACGGCCGTAGAGGAAGTGTCTTTGGTGCTGAAGATCGATATGTGCGTCTCGCCCTCATAAGGAGCCAAGATGATTTCGATATATTGCTTCACCGACTGAACGAGTTAGTCTCCAAGGAAGATGCACAGCCCCAaatttatatgaaaaatgtgaCAAACCCATCAATTTCTTAGACGCAAAACTCATGTAAGTAGCTAGAACTAGAGGTCTTTTCATCACTATTTAACCTCTATGTACTTTAAGAAATAAGGGAGCGCTTCTCGTAGTAGAATAAGAGAATCAATATTCAGGAATGTTTTTAATGTATTATACTTCTCACAATTGGAGGTATATATACAGGTAGGAAACAATCTTCCATAATTAATTACAGGATTTATATTATAATTACAAgatattctaattaaataagGATCTCTACAATTACTACAgagattctacac is a genomic window containing:
- the LOC133740306 gene encoding tryptophan aminotransferase-related protein 4-like: MAKLQQSSYVVCLAFSVVLNLSLIFKLYGHGGQWELSWSRRAAEEAEGVAAIPCSGHGRAFLDGLVLDGKQPGCECNSCYGGSDCSQFLTDCESNADSGDPYFLEPFWMQHASESAILVAGWHRMGYTFPDQAYISQELERLIRKVHDIAGNAVTQGRYIVIGAGSTHLLNAAVKALSLSSTSSFNSSSSSPASVVVSIPFYALYETQTEYFRSLDYKFEGDGSLLPNITDGTKRVIEFVTAPNNPDGKLNKANFQGPNSAAIYDRVYYWPHFTPIPTPANDDVMVFSISKLTGHAGTRLGWAVIKDEAVYQRMLNHTVISNLGISRDTQLRAFKLLNVVVEGGGKEIFEFGYTTMRKRWETLSNALSVSNRFSLQKVEPLYCTFFKKIRRPSPAYAWVKCEREEDKDCYTVLQEEANVYGRRGSVFGAEDRYVRLALIRSQDDFDILLHRLNELVSKEDAQPQIYMKNVTNPSIS